In Alosa alosa isolate M-15738 ecotype Scorff River chromosome 19, AALO_Geno_1.1, whole genome shotgun sequence, a genomic segment contains:
- the LOC125284354 gene encoding dr1-associated corepressor: MRKQLATPRGTFKMPGKKRRYNVRFPPGRIKKIMQKDTEVGRMAMAVPVVISKVLEMFLRSLLTKANLITQSRHSRTLSVNHVKQCIDSERTFDFLRALADQAYATSSTKESQEKGSWSQHRRRWQDIPVKAKPSKMEEAPKSKLAIREPLYDDNSSSESELYICLDT; this comes from the exons ATGCGAAAACAATTAGCAACTCCAAGGGGGACATTTAAAATGCCTGGAAAAAAACGACGATACAATGTTCGATTTCCGCCT GGTCGCATTAAGAAGATCATGCAGAAGGACACCGAGGTGGGACGAATGGCCATGGCCGTGCCAGTAGTTATTT CTAAAGTCTTGGAGATGTTTCTGAGGTCCCTTCTCACCAAGGCCAACCTCATCACACAATCAAGGCATAGCCGAACTCTATCAGTTAACCACGT GAAGCAGTGCATAGACTCCGAGAGGACATTTGATTTCCTAAGGGCCTTAGCTGATCAGGCCTATGCCACCTCATCCACCAAAGAGAGCCAAGAGAAGGGGAGTTGGTCACAGCACAG GCGGAGGTGGCAGGATATTCCTGTGAAAGCAAAGCCATCTAAAATGGAAGAGGCTCCTAAGTCGAAGTTGGCCATTCGAGAGCCTCTCTATGACGACAACTCCTCCAGT GAGTCAGAGCTGTACATCTGTTTGGATACATAG